A genomic region of Pelodiscus sinensis isolate JC-2024 chromosome 1, ASM4963464v1, whole genome shotgun sequence contains the following coding sequences:
- the TRAT1 gene encoding T-cell receptor-associated transmembrane adapter 1 isoform X2 translates to MHQGYTYRDYPEYSPSYDDDYTEECPVYGNLNQEILALDECCYEQMKARPRRFANEVKVETETQMCYASLDHSIKEKHRKPRKKKAPLEVNEEEMPSKTNTLASQTSIYLNSDQLAAENQPTEEAIHDDPIRLFGLIHTTSKEDPCLN, encoded by the exons gtTACACATACAGAGATTATCCAGAATATAGTCCAAG CTATGATGATGATTATACTGAAGAATGTCCAGTTTATGGCAACCTCAATCAGGAGATTTTAG CTCTAGATGAGTGTTGCTATGAACAAATGAAGGCCCGTCCTCGGAGGTTCGCTAATGAAGTAAAG GTGGAGACTGAAACTCAGATGTGTTATGCCTCCCTTGATCACAGCATCAAGGAAAAACACAGAAAGCCTAGGAAAAAGAAAGCTCCTTTAGAAGTGAATGAAGAAGAGATGCCATCTAAAACCAACACCCTGGCTTCCCAAACCAGCATTTATCTCAACAGTGACCAGCTGGCTGCTGAAAATCAACCAACAGAGGAAGCCATTCATGATGACCCCATCAGACTATTTGGCTTGATTCATACAACATCTAAAGAGGACCCCTGCCTCAACTGA